A window of the Trichoderma asperellum chromosome 6, complete sequence genome harbors these coding sequences:
- a CDS encoding uncharacterized protein (EggNog:ENOG41~TransMembrane:1 (i275-296o)), which produces MPAPYSDNLYSGHDNPWEDEQQHDDSSALSPADGYFHASSSGLDEAATSSQPSPARQSSSVPFVPNVMVEDPTLQEDHAAAKAREAAEESRINRAAAGGSTPFDDRQPHHHPSVAHEASFYPPAHPSRAPPPASPAAAYPQFQPHRHLGSSSASASSSSASPSGHYHRRSIDEEVSSFQPAGSMGQPANQYTVHRQTDAPPAYSPSASSPPLSSGYQTFTPPQAAAQSEAMGVPEENQNLLPRQPESMGGAPNGPQETLWRRFKRNTNTRKRVRTILGVLVILSIVIALFGGSIGVRDNDRKPGIIDKSPVKAPPTNNPPPNMVWPPSNNCLGGPFKDSKINEVVSFGSSKKLSIIQTIEKDGRNRRGPTPNVYGEVILQPVDTSSSGQIQLEIVTNDEDLHVDVDFNKRDQQFKVTVPRWVDWREPSWRPCIQIRITVSVPREAQLESLHVETVQLNVAIKDGFVLSSVTDAQIKTVTGDVVTGRLSSGDVAPYTLASRSIIIDTVSGDVIGWFPLYDLVKIHSVSGDIKTDLTPKPSQDKKPEQAVLNVESVSGDIKLVEPLLSNKRDDEFPPRDYVVGVSSSSGDITAELAFTSKAKIETISGHQKLKLLPLFGSSSSQPILSTDTKSGGTTLTLLEPLWKEPAAGYLDHMTPSKDKNSKLDNYDEPWIIIHPDQQLNKLPGQKRAPTMNASGGGDGLTRLKSHHASISGDFRLNYPVSWEGKFLLTSLSGSQDIRGDDLHFKRSGGIIKRIEGTKGDGKSDLTIDSMSGREELVFANA; this is translated from the exons ATGCCGGCCCCATACTCCGACAACCTGTACTCCGGGCACGACAACCCCTGGGAggatgagcagcagcacgacGACAGCAGTGCGCTGTCGCCCGCCGACGGCTACTTCCACGCGTCGTCGTCTGGGCTAGACGAGGCCGCAACGTCATCGCAGCCCTCCCCGGCGCGCCAGTCGTCCAGCGTGCCCTTTGTGCCCAATGTCATGGTGGAGGACCCGACGCTGCAGGAGGACCACGCCGCCGCAAAGGCGAGAGAGGCCGCGGAGGAGAGCCGCATAAATAGAGCTGCTGCCGGCGGCTCGACTCCCTTTGACGACCGCCAGCCGCATCACCACCCTTCAGTGGCTCACGAGGCCAGCTTCTACCCGCCCGCTCACCCTTCCCGTGCTCCTCCGCCTGCCTCCCCGGCTGCTGCATATCCCCAGTTCCAGCCTCATCGCCACCTGGGCTCGTCGTCGGCCtcagcgtcgtcgtcatctgcCTCCCCCTCCGGCCACTATCACCGGCGTAGCATTGACGAAGAGGTTTCGTCGTTCCAGCCTGCGGGTTCTATGGGCCAGCCTGCAAACCAGTACACGGTCCATCGACAAACCGACGCACCTCCGGCATACTCTCCTTCGGCCTCGTCACCGCCGCTGTCTTCTGGCTATCAGACATTTACGCCTCCACAAGCGGCTGCACAGTCCGAAGCCATGGGCGTGCCTGAGGAGAACCAGAATTTGCTTCCACGACAGCCTGAGTCTATGGGTGGAGCGCCCAATGGACCCCAAGAGACATTGTGGCGAAGATTCAAACGTAACACCAACACGAGAAAGAGGGTTCGCACCATCCTTGGCGTCCTTGTTATACTTTCCATTGTAATTGCGTTGTTTGGCGGCAGCATTGGCGTGCGCGACAACGACAGG AAGCCTGGCATCATTGACAAGTCACCCGTGAAAGCGCCCCCAACTAACAACCCTCCCCCCAACATGGTGTGGCCTCCTAGCAACAACTGCTTGGGTGGGCCCTTCAAGGACTCAAAGATCAACGAGGTTGTCAGCTTCGGTAGCAGCAAAAAGCTTAGCATTATCCAAACCATCGAGAAAGACGGCAGAAACCGCCGGGGGCCCACGCCAAACGTCTATGGCGAGGTCATCTTACAGCCTGTTGATACCTCCTCTTCCGGACAGATTCAGCTTGAAATCGTCACCAACGACGAAGATCTGCATGTCGATGTCGACTTCAACAAGCGAGACCAACAGTTCAAGGTGACTGTTCCCCGCTGGGTCGACTGGAGGGAGCCCAGCTGGCGGCCCTGCATCCAGATTAGAATCACCGTCTCTGTCCCTCGTGAGGCTCAGCTCGAATCGCTTCACGTTGAGACTGTTCAACTCAACGTCGCTATCAAAGATGGCTTCGTCCTTAGCTCTGTTACCGATGCTCAGATCAAGACTGTTACAGGAGATGTGGTTACGGGCCGCTTGTCGTCGGGCGATGTGGCACCGTACACTTTGGCCTCTCGGAGCATCATCATTGATACCGTCAGCGGCGATGTTATCGGCTGGTTCCCTCTATACGACCTCGTCAAGATCCACAGCGTTTCTGGCGATATCAAGACGGATCTTACTCCAAAGCCGTCACAGGATAAGAAGCCTGAACAGGCCGTGCTCAATGTCGAGTCTGTTTCCGGAGATATCAAGCTAGTTGAGCCTTTGCTCAGCAACAAGCGCGATGACGAATTCCCTCCGCGAGACTACGTCGTTGGCGTGTCCTCGTCTTCTGGCGACATTACCGCTGAGCTGGCTTTTACATCAAAAGCAAAGATTGAGACCATCTCTGGCCACCAAAagttgaagctgctgcccCTCTTTGGATCTAGTTCGTCCCAGCCTATCCTTTCGACCGACACAAAGAGTGGAGGGACTACGTTGACGCTGCTGGAGCCATTGTGGAAGGAGCCTGCAGCCGGTTACCTCGACCACATGACGCCGTCAAAGGACAAGAACTCAAAGTTGGATAACTACGACGAACCTTGGATCATTATCCACCCCGACCAGCAACTGAACAAGCTTCCGGGCCAGAAACGTGCACCCACTATGAATGCCAGCGGTGGAGGTGATGGGTTGACCCGTCTCAAGTCTCACCACGCATCCATTAGCGGCGATTTCAGGCTCAACTACCCTGTTTCATGGGAAGGAAAGTTTCTCTTGACGTCTCTTTCAGGCTCCCAGGACATTCGAGGCGATGATTTGCACTTTAAACGATCTGGAGGTATCATTAAGCGCATTGAGGGAACCAAGGGCGATGGCAAATCTGACCTGACCATTGATTCTATGTCTGGCCGCGAGGAGCTGGTATTTGCAAATGCTTGA